TGGTAAAAGTGAACTTCCAATGAATATTTTTGTGCTGGAGCAGGCTGGAGGGGTATTCGGCTGTGCACATTTAATTATAGTATCTGGTGGAGATACCCTGTTCAAGGACAGGGGGCGGGGGTGTGAACTTTGTGAAATCATGTCCTATTGATGACTTTGCAAACTTATCAGGAGGTGGTGTTAGGAAATCTAAACAGTTTAAACTATATAGGAAGACATTTATAGGTTAGAAACAATCTGTTCTACTTCTGCAGATTATCTAGATAAGTGATGAAGTTTACTTAGTATAGTATTTTTTTTTCTGTCACTTCTTTATCTACCAAAAGTGTGAACCCATGGTATGAGCCACTAATGCAAGCATCGTCATTCTTTTctgagtttgtctaattcacatctaaatgttttctaaggatgtcacatctaagctcccacaaataacGCAGCAACAAGGAACAAAAAAAAAGCTGGGGCAAAAAAAAATACACCACAAACATAGTGGACACAAGGTTAGACGTGACAtaaatgtgtcctagacagacccttcttTTCTTAGTGAAACATCAACTTTCCAAAGACAATATTCCAAACTGGACAGTTGATACATAGAGCTATTTTACTTTAACATTTAAAGTGTGGCTGCAAATCTGGGATGCAGGAGGTGAAAATTCATTGTCTAATCTGTTTCTCAGTTTCCTCTTTCAGAAACGAGAGATTTTTCAAGACCTTGCTCCACTGCTGTGGCACTCCTTTGGCACTGTTGCTGCACTGCTCCAGGTAGGTTACAGTTATTGCACTGTTCTAAATTCAGTCGCAATGGCAAGAGTACATATGTACTTGTGCAGTTCTTGTTATTTAAGTAAGGGTGGTTGTCCATGTGTATTGATTATTTCAATATGAAATTATTGATGGTTCTGCACATTTTCCTTATTCAGTCTGTCATGCTGTTTTGAAAATTTATGCAGGAGATTATGTCAATTTACCCTTCACTTTCACCTCCTACTTTGTCGCCAGTTGCATCAAACCGTGTCTGCAATGCACTTGCACTTCTTCAGGTATGCTTTTATATGAGAAAGAAAAGGAAACCCTCAGTCCTGGTGGGCCTTGTGGTGGATTGAGAATACTACTGCTTTCATATCATGCTTGCTTGCCATCTGCCCCTCAATTTCATTTTACTTTTTTTTAATTGCAGTGTGTTGCTTCACACCCTGAGACCAGGATCCCGTTCTTGAATGGTACTGAGCGCTGCTGTTTCTATGCCAAGTCTTAAATATTTCCATTGTTTATTGTTAAAAAGCTTTCCTCATTTTGGTGACTTTACAGAATAAGTAAATCTTAACTAGCAGTGGTTAATAATtaagtcttcttctttttcctttgcagCTCACATCCCACTGTACCTGTACCCGTTCCTGAATACTACCAGCAAGACAAGACCTTTTGAGTACTTGAGGCTTACCAGCTTGGGTGTTATTGGTGCTCTTGTGAAGGTAAATTAAAACTAGATACTTATGCAAACTAGGAATGGATGGTCCATATAGATTTTTGCTTTAAATGGTGAGAgggttgaaccagaggggaaaaCAGTGATGGGGATTGGCtgtattctttctttttttgtagaCTATATCTTGTTCTTTTGGTATTCTCATTCCAGTAATCCAGTCATTTTAATCAAATGGACTGGTTGGGATTGGATCCCAGGAATCTCAACAGGAACTGTTATTTTTGAAGCAAACAGGCTAATGATTTGTTAGAAATTATATTGTTTCTTCTTTTGGATATCCGATTCTGATATGTCAGAAACACAACATATCAAAAGTTAGCAATGACCAAACTGGCATGTAACAGAGACACTATAAAAGATAGCCAACATCCAGTTAGGCCAacataacagtgaacaaaactactgtcaatcagctcagttctagtgctgttggatttttctcgattgtattcttgcagttttgaaaattcagtttattcggttactgaaaattcagttaattcagttaggcacacaaatttcagaacttttgtgtgccctagtacttggtgtttgtagaaaaccaggagtgtcaatgggactagaattcacttgttcttatctgggtttgtaaaacttgttcatgtactgaactactaatgccttgtgatgctctgaattacttgtgatgcctctgaattacttgtgatcacattgagaaagacttgtaaagatgatgatcatctttaacagaaaacaatttgtgatgattttgctagtttgctgggttttgtctccgaccatcgtgtcgtgatgattttgcaggtaccccgagaggcccttgagtttgccggaatgtcgattaacttccgttccggcaaattcgggtactccatatgtcctattttcagcaaaggtcatgctgaaattttccgtgaattttagcatgactttgctaaaaataggacatatggggtacttgtgactaatgcatgggccggggtatcttagtagttaattaagtaggatcaagtgccccggcgtacttgtgactaatgcatggcttttagggtgcctcggtgtcgataaaaaccgaaatgatgaaaagttaggcttttagggtgccttggcgtcgaaaaaccctcaatgataaaagcttagattttaggatgcctcggtgtcgacaaaccctaaatgatgagaccatgatcttgttccttgacaataaccaactttttgaccaaactttgtttctatttagagagaaacatggcccacaacgatgaggccgggggttcgggcggcaaggcattctgggagctgtcccaggagatggaggaacaacctcacttgtatgaggccgccgccttccccaccgatcctgagaccacggatggtgccgccgaggatgaccacactgatgccaccactgatggtgccgccgaggatgccaccactgatgatggcggcgcacgcacagatagcagccagccgaagaggcaacggaaggaccggcgcccgatcgtgctccgcaccctcaaggaggaagttactgaagtggactccaacgggaatccaacggcgcccgaacgaatagtcaaggggtactcgcttcagctcgggtgcattgtccggagcaccgtctcgatcaacaccgagaacctgaggcatcctgaccgggggaatttgcgccacctcctcttcacgaagctgcacgaacgatacaagttccccgctgaattcgaaaacacaagcctcaaagggaataaagtgaacaatgctgccctcacgaagatgagcaaggccctgtctacttggaaaagcaatgtgaagagaatgatcgagaaaggtgagagttatgagaagatcaaggagaaaaatccttcgatcaccgaagatgactacaacgacttcaagatcaattgctcgagcaccgcaagctcccaatcaagtgagtgggggaaacaaatgcgggagctgaacataggggaacacacactcggtcccggcggttacagagtggcggagcctatatgggacaaggaggaggcggaccgtgccgagcaaggcctaccgcccctcttcgataaatacggtgacaagcagaccaggaactttgtcagggcccggtacaagaaggacccgaaaacaaaggagcttaccacggatccgaagaccaggcggcttgagcttgttctggtaaggaatacacccccgcgtaattagctccatatggttgcattctaattaatgaagccgaatttctaaatggttcacattccttccgcaggcgactgaaagcagtagcgcggggtcgactcagagcaacccttgggacaccactctaaatagggggttgaatataatgaagaacaaggataagctcagtaagccgacgtcagctggtcgtgtggccggcaaaggcttgtcgacaaaatgggggtcatactataccgctggtgtgcggaaggagaaaaagaccagctcggaaagccaggcgcgagaggttcaagaactcaaggcacaggtggcgcggattccggagattgtccaagagcaagtggaacaacgactcggagcgacgatcaccgcccttgtgcctaccttgatctcggggttgagtgcgtggattgcgggcggccaacaggggccgcccccgattcctagcttcacggccagcaactcgcataatgcgatggcggggccattggtgcctccggcggaggcggcattggtgtctccgacgccggcacgggagcttaatgcacccgggtgtacgccggccggcacctcttcagcaagcggccgctccgtcaactgcacgcccgccgttggcggtgcctcgacattagccgagctcgacgccatcatcacggtaactaattaagcctctctcggccgaggacttcatctccttgcctttgactgggcatccctgacgccctacatgttttcgcagggcgccgccgacgttccgtgcactctcctccacttcgtgaacaacgagttggtcgatgtcgccaagggcaaaatcgttcaaccgggcaaccccttgttccacggtacccagatgccacccaacttgtttagggttcaactggttcgggtgctgccaggctgcgacgacttgttacctccgattcgacccgtcggggccgacgatgatgacgtgatgaccctcagcgcctgcctgagctggcccctgctttggccgaagagccagattcgtttgggggcgggggacaccaccccaaagacaacaccgccagtcgtgccggcgccaagtcggccccatggcaagaccgccgtaacggtgccggacatccctatgccactggatccaaacatgcatatggcacaggatcagaacgacgacgacgacgacgatgatacatttggcaacgtcgatcagtactttgccgagcatgggtacgatggcgacttcatggggcctccttctcaagaaccaaacccaacaaaagacgtgtgcgatctagctcgtaccgcggagaagccaagttgcaacaggcgccgtctggcgttcagctctcaggagacgcctccagctgccgacttcaccgagcctcagataggcgaggtgcgaaatattatcagccccaacacactcaagaaggcggtctgtgagcagaactcggtcccattacaggagaagaagaaggcacgcaaaagaaagactaagaagggtgcgagccagccggcaccgagtacgatccgtgctcaggacgggccaccttcaccgcaggatatctcgaggagggtgcatgtggcgggtagggcgatgctaccaccaaatatgctcaatgctgcaaccggtgctatgcggagtctgcacgacagtgttctttctttggagaagcggcgtctcagagagaaggatgtggcatacccggttttcgtggccaaggtgccagagggcaagggctttgtggatggcgacatcgggggtacgatcgtcctgcggtttgatgacatctttgctatgtttaaccttcatccgctgcactacaccttcgttcggctattttcgctgagtatggagatgcggatcattcgcgacaagaccccggacatcgtgatagtcgaccccttctacatgcgtgccaagatcttgggcagcgctggggaccggcaagtcgcgagttcttacctcgaaggcgtcattctggcaaaccaagataaggataacttcctcgtgccttactttcccgagtaagtccaaccctcaaccggcccgtaacatatgaattcttacttttcgatcgtttttcttttaacattccgtgttttctgcagtgacacacgttgcacgctcatcctcctaagccccaaatattccatggccacgtatttcgacccggaccgtcagtcgaacgtagactacacaaatgtcaagaaggttcttgatgatgttctccccggctacgcccaatctggaggcaccttcaccaggcct
Above is a window of Triticum aestivum cultivar Chinese Spring chromosome 6B, IWGSC CS RefSeq v2.1, whole genome shotgun sequence DNA encoding:
- the LOC123139794 gene encoding CCR4-NOT transcription complex subunit 9-like — its product is MPPLRSTVSSAVNPGDAAAAAEPSAMMSSMSASSYFTLTFKVWLQIWDAGGENSLSNLFLSFLFQKREIFQDLAPLLWHSFGTVAALLQEIMSIYPSLSPPTLSPVASNRVCNALALLQCVASHPETRIPFLNAHIPLYLYPFLNTTSKTRPFEYLRLTSLGVIGALVKVN